CCCCCTACCCCGGTGGAGGGGTGGGGTCGCCTCATCCCCGCTCGTAGTGGGGCCGCGGCGGCGGGGGAGGGGGCTCGTGGACGTCCGGCGGTCCGGGCGGCGGCGACAGCGGCACGCCGAGGTACCCGAGCGTCCGCTGGGCCGACGCGGCCAGCACGCCGGCGGCGTCGGGGTCGGCCAGCACCACGTGGTAGCGGTCGTCGACCCACGTCGGCTGCGCGTGCACGGCGACCACGCGCCAGCCGGTCCGGGAGTCGCTGAACTCGAGGGTCACGACCGCGCCGTCGCGCCGCTCGGTCGGGCGCTGCCCGGACAGGAAGTTGCCCAGGCCGTAGACCACCGGGCGGCCGGCGATCCACTCGACCGGCTGGACGACGTGGGCGTGGTGGCCGATGATCGCGTCCACCGCGCCGTCGCCGAGGACTGCGGCGGCCACCTCGCGCTGGGACGTCGTCGGGGTGTGGACGTACTCCGCACCCCAGTGGAGGCTCGCGATCACGACCTCCGCGCCGGCGGCTCGCAGGGACCGGGCCCGATCGAGGATCACCGTCGGGTCGATGCGGAGGACCGACCACTCGTGGCCTCCCGGCGCGGGCAGCCCGTTCAGGCCGTAGGTCGCCGAGATCAGCCCGACCGCGATGCCGTCGACGTCGAGGAGCCGGAGGCCGCGCCACTCATCCTCGCTGCGGTACATGCCCTCGTGGGCGACCGCCGCCGCGTCGAGGGCCGCGAGGGTCTGGACGACCCCGTCGAACCCCTGGTCGGCGGAGTGGTTCGACGCCGTCGAGCAGGCGTCCCACCCGGTCGTGGCGATCCCGGCGGCCAGCTCCGCGGGGGCGTTGAAGCGCGGGTACGAGCTGTAGGGGCCATCCGGGTCGAGGGGCACCTCGAGGTGGCAGACGGCCAGGTCGGCGGCGGCGATGTCAGCCGCCGCCGCGGCGAGCTGGGGCGCGAAGTCGAACCCGCCGCCCGGCAGCGCCGCCCGCGTGCGCACGGGAGTGTGGATCAGCAGGTCACCGGTGGCCGCCACGGTGAACGTGCGGTACGGCTGCGTGGGCGGGCGGGTGTAGCGGTCGGGCGTGGTCCGCTGCCGGACGACCGACGGACCCGTCCACGGCGTGGGCGCCGGCGCGGCCATCTCGGTGACGTGGCCGGCGATCCCCAGCGCGGGACGGGCGGTCTCCACGGCGACGGCGTGCGGCGCCGCGGACGCGCCCACGGCGAGCGCGGCCACCAGCACGGCCACTGCCGTGCCGAGGGCGGTCGTCGCGACGACGTCCCGCTGGCGGTCCACCTCTCGAGCGTACGAGGTGTCCGTCGTCATCCCGGGGCCCATCGGCCTGCCCCGCGCAGGGCGATCGACCCGAGGGGTCCCGACCCGCGGCGAGGTCCCCCCGACGAGAGCCCCGCCCGGCGCCGGAGGACCGGTGCCGGGCGGGACCTCACCTCGCCGCGGGGTTCGGGCGACGAGGGCGTGGCAGCTAGCCGCGGAGGCTGGCCGCCAACCCGTCGGTCACCTCAGCCACCGCGTCGACCAGCGCGACGACCGTCGCGCCGGTCGCCGCCGCGCCGCGGAGCGCCACGTCGACCAGCGGCGCGCGCGTCGCGGGCAGGTCGAGGGCGTGGAGGGTGCCGGAGTCCGCCGCCACCTGCTCGGGGCGGTCCCCGAAGTGGGCGGTGATGCCGTCAGCGCTGTCGTGGTGGACCAGGAGGGTGTCGACGCGTCCCTCGAACAGCATCTCGAGGACCTGCTCGCGGCCGGTCACGCCGTTCCCCCGCTCGACGGCGGCCAGCACGTCCCGCTGGGCGTCGGCGCGCCGGCGGGCGGCCTCGCGGCGCACCGCGGCGTCGACGGCGGTGTGCACCGCGTCCTCGGACCCGTCCTCGGCGCGGCCGCCGGCCTCGAGGTCGACGATGTGGTCGGCGATCTCCTGCGGCAGCTGGTCCACCAGCCGCGACAGGGCGTCGGGCGGCCCGCCGGTGACCATCACGAGCTCGATCCCGGTCGCCCGCACGATATCGGTCAGCGCCTCGGTGACCGACTCGATGTTGTCGTCCCGGTGCTCGTCGGCGCGCTGCTGGAAGCGGCGCTGCGACCACCCGCCGGGGTTCGACTTGGTCACATGGCTCTTGGTGCCCTGGATCGTGCCGTGCTGGGTGACGCCCTGGGCCTGCACGACGTCGATGTCGGCGCCGATCCGGTCGAGCACGACCAGGACGTGGGGCACCCATGCCTGCTGGGCGGCGAGCAGCCGACCGAGGGAGGGGAGGGGCCCGCCGACCACGTCCTCACCGATCTCGTCGGCCAGGTGCCAGACGCGGTCGCCGTCCTCGGCATCCCCGCCGACCACGCCGACGAGGGTGCGGCCCTCCGCGTGGCCGTGGGCTTCGAGCGCGGCGACCATGCGGTCGGCGGCGTCGTCGCCCGCGACCTCCGCCACGGCGCGCCGCACGTTGGAGAGCGCGGTCTCGAACCGCTGGGCCGCGTCCTGCACGGCGCTGGTGGTGGGCACGTAGGCGGTCGCGTCGGCGGTGGCCAGGTAGCGCTGGAGGATCGGGTCGGTCGTCAGGGTGGTCGCGTCGGTCATGGGACCCCCCTACCCACCGTCCGCGGGGTCTGACGCGGGTGGACGGGCGGCGAGATAGATTCCCGGGGTCATGGATCCCCGGGAGAACCGCGACCGCGAGCTGCTGCAGCTGCTGGTCCGCTTCGCCACGACGGTCGTGACCGACTACACCGCCGAAGCCGCGCTCGACCGCCTCGTTGCGCAGGTCCCCGAGCTCCTCGAGGTCGACGGGGCCGGCATCATGCTCGAGGACGACGCCGGCGAGCTGCGGTTCGTCTCGGCGTCGGACGACATGGTGCGCCTGATCGAGGAGTACCAGATCCAGACCGGCCAGGGCCCCTGCGTCAGCGCCTACGTCGCCGGCGAGCACGTCGCGATCGACGACCTCGCCGACGAGACCCCGTTCCCCGACTTCGCCGACGTGGCCATCAACGGCGGCCTGCGGGCCGTCCACAGCTTCCCGATGCTGCTCGGGGGCCGACGGGTCGGGGCGCTGAACCTCTACCGCGAGAAGCCCGGTCCCCTCCCCGAGGACGGGATCGAGCTGGGCCAGCTGTTCGCCGACGTCGCGACCGCCTACCTGTTCAGCGCGCGCGCGCAGGGGAGGCTGACCAGCCAGATCGAGGGGCTGCGGCAGGCGATCGCAGAGAACGGCGCCGTCGACCAGGCGAAGGGCGTGCTGATGCACACCTTCGACCTCGACGACCGGGAGGCCTTCGGCGCGCTCCGCCGCTTCGCGAGGGCCAACCGGCGGCGCGTGCTGGACGTCGCCCAGGACGTCATGTCGGGGACCCTCGTCCCGTCGGACATCATCCCCGGCTGAGCAGGGCACGTTTGACGTAGCGGCGTCTGGTCAATCCTGACCACACGCGCCCGACCCCCGCGCGAAGAGACCACATACGTCTGATCGCACAGGGAGGTCCTTGTGTCAGCACTTCTGCACGACGCAGCCCAGCAACGCCTCACGAAGGACGAGCTCCACGAGTTGGTGCTCCGCTACCAGGACGAGGGCGACGACCGCGACGCCGAGGCGGTCCTCGTCCAGATCGAGCCGCTCATCCTCTCGCGGGTCCGCCGCGTGCTGCGCCGCACGACCGAGTTCGACGACCTCTACCAGACCGCCCGCATGGCGGCGTTCCGCGCGATGGAGCGCTGGCGCCCCGACGGCGGTGCCTCGTTCACCACCTACGCCACCCGCACGATGGACGGCTCGCTCAAGCGGTACTTCCGCGACCGCATGTGGGACGTCCACGTCACCCGCGCGGCGAAGAACCGCTCGCTGCGGGTCACCACCTTCAAGCGCCACTTCGAGTCCGACCACGGCCGGTCCCCGACCCTCCCCGAGCTCGCCGACTTCAGCGGCATGACCATCGAGGAGGTCCACGAGGGCCTCGAGGCCGCCGGCGCCTACACCTCGGACTCCCTCGACGTCCCCGTCGGCGAGGACGGCGCCGAGCTCGGCGACCTGATCCCCGACGAGCAGCCCACGACCGACCGCGAGCTGCTGATGGACGTCTACGAGGCGATCCGCGACCTGCCCGACCGGCAGCGCCGCATCGTCTACCTCTCCTACTTCCGCGGCCTGACCCAGCGGGAGATCGCCAAGCGGGTCGGCTGCAGCCAGATGCACGTCTCCCGTCTGCTGCGCCGCAGCCTGAAGGCGGTCCGCGAGGACCTGGTCGTCGACGAGTAGGCCGACGCCCAGCCCACCTGCTGGATGACCGGTCCCCCAGGGCCGGGCCCACGGCCCCCACCGAGCAGACCGCGGTGGGGGCCGTGGTGCGTCTGCGGGCACGTGGGTGCGTCTGCGGTCAGCCGGTCGCGTCGGGGGAGGGGGCGGTGAACGTGATCGTCGGACCGTCGTCGTCGCGGGTCAGCTCACCGCGGGCGGCGAGCAGCTCGAGGTGGGCGGCGGTCTCCCACGTCGCCAACACCTTGTTGAACAGGTCGAGCTGCTCGAACGGCGTCTCCCGCCGCGTCCAGCCGAGCCGGCCGGCGACCTGGTAGGCGTCGGCGGTCCCGCCGGGTCCGATCGCCGCGACGCAGTGCGCCAGCCGCGTGTCGTGGTGCGCGGTCAGCTCGTCGACCCGGCCGGCCAGGTCGGTGAACGGCTCGCCGTGGGCGGGCAGGACCAGATCCACGTCCATCGTCCGGACCCGGGCGAGGGAGGACAGGAAGTCCGCCAGCGCCATCCGGTTGGTGATGCTCTCGAAGCCGATGGAGGGGGTGATGTGCGGCAGGACGTGGTCGCCGGAGAAGAGCACCCGCCTGCCCTCGTGCTCGAAGCACAGGTGGCCGTTCGTGTGCCCGGGTGTGTGGATCGCGTGGATCGGCTCGGATCCTCCGTCGTAGCGGTCCCCGTCCTCTGCCCAGTGGATGGGCTCGTCCCAGTCGACGGGCTCGAGGGAGGGCGGTTCCACCTCCCGGTTGTCCGCCAGCTCCGCGCCGCCGTGGCGGCGCAGCTGCGCCAACCGCTCGCGCCACGCCGCGTACGGGTCATCGACGACGCTCTTGAACGAGTCGGTCTCGTGTGTCCCCAGCCAGTAGCCACCGGCCCCCGCCCGGACCAGCTCCGTGGCCTGCCCGACGTGGTCGTAGTGGATGTGGGTGACCAGGATCCGGCGGACGTCGCCGATCTCCGCGCCGGCCGCGGCCAGGCCGGCGTCGACGGCTTCCCGCGCGAGCGGGGAGTCCCACCCGGCGTCGATCATCGTCACCCCGTCCCCGTCCTCGATCAGGTAGGTGTTTATCGCGCGGAGCCCGTCGTGCGGCAGCGGCACGGGGGCGCGGTGCACGCCGGGCAGGACGGTCTCGACGACGGGGTCGCTCCAGGTCATGGCTCCGCAGTCTGCCCGATCTGCTGACTGGAGTCAGTTCAGGTGGTGTGTCGTCGACCTCCCGGGTCGCTCACGACACCCCGTGCCGTCGGCACCACGCGCGCAGGTAGCCGGCCTTGGCGCCGAGCCAGTGGTGGAGGAGGGACTGGGTCACGTCGTGGTCCTCCGCGAGACCGAGGTCGGCCCGCACGAGGGGGGCGAAGCGGGACGGGCTGCTCTGCACGGTCCGGGTGCTGAAGCCGGTGGCGCGGGCGATGTCAGCCCACGTGCTGGCGCGGTCCACCACGACGGCGCGGGCCAGGCCGCGCAGCAGCGCGCTCTGCGACAGCACGGCGTGCAGGCCGGTCCGCTGGTCGTCGACGACGAGGTCGGGGTGCGCGCCGCCGCGGGCGACGGCGGCGAGCACGGCGGCGAGGGTCCCCGGCGCCATGTCGGCAGGGACGCGACCCGCGACGGCCGGGTGGTCCATCGCCTCGATCGCGACGTCCGGGTCGCAGGCCCGGCCGAGCAGCACGACCGGCGCGGCGATCACCGACGCGAGCCTCGCGACCGCATCGGGGAGGTCGGGTCCCGCCCACGCCGCCACGAGCAGGACGTCGACCGACCCGGGCGCACCGCCGACCTCCACCGGCCGTGCCACGACGTCGGGACCGTCCGGCTCGCTCGTCAACCCACTCGCGATCAGCGCCGCCGACGGCGCCACGACGCCGACGTCGACCACGCCCACGCCCCGATCCGACGGTCGGACCCGCGAGGCCAGCACCGGACCGCCGCGCGAACGATCCTCACCACCGCGACGCCTCCCACCCACGCCTACGCCCGACCCCCCGCGCAGGCCGGGTGCCGCCGGCACCACGAGCGCAGGTACGCCGACTTGGTGCCGAGCCAGTGGTAGAGCAGGGGCTGGGTCACGTCGTGCCCCGCCGGCAGGTCCAGGTCGGCGCGGACGAGGGGGGCGAAGCGCCGCGGGGCGGTCTGCACGGTCCGGATGCTGAACCCGCTGGCGCGGGCGATGTCCGACCACGTCGTGGCGCCGCCGACCGCGATCGCGCAGGCGACCGTGGCCATCAAGCGGTTGTCCGCCAGCGCCTCGGCCAGCGTCGGCCCGGCGGGCGCGACGTCCACCACCGCGGGGTGCGGGCGGCGGTCCGCCACCGCGACGAGGGCTGCGGTGAGCTCCTCCGGCTCGATGTCGGCGCGGACGACCCCGACGACCTGCGGGTGGCCGAGGGCCTCGTCGATGAACGCGGCGTCGACCGACCCGCGTCCGAGGACCAGGACCGGCGCGTCGCTGCGATCCGCCAGCCAGGCCACCGCGTCCAGCAGGTCGAAGTCACGGCCGACGTGCACCGGCCAGTACGTCGACACGAGCGCCACGTCCGCGACCGGTGACGGGACCGGCTCGTCGGCGTGCACCGCCACGGGATCGACCGCCGCGCCCGAGGCCGAGGAGCGCAGCGCCCGCACGATCAGACCGGCCACGGGGGAGAGCACGGCCACGTCGACGGCGCCGCCCACCCCTCGACCTCCGGATCGTCCCGACACGCCCCACCCCTCACCGACCGCGCCCCACCCCTCGCCCACCCCACCTCGACCCGCAGCGCCGGAGGGGTGGTTCGGGGGGAACGGGACGTGCCCGCTCCCCCCAGCCCCCCCAGGAGCGTTGGACCAGGTCCCAGGAGGATCGCCCGGACCGGCGAGGCGCACAACGGGGGCCGGACCATGTCTGCTACAACGTGTCGGTGACGACGTGTCCGCGGGGACATGTCGACGGCGCCGTACGGTCGCGTCTGGGGAGGTGGGACGATGCGCAGCCACGTGGCGGTTCAGGACCTCGATCTGGCGGCGGCGGTCACCGCGGGGCCGTCCTACTGGGGCTGGCAGCCGGTCGCCGGACCGGAGGTGGCGGCGGCGCTCGCCGAGGTCCTCCTGACCGCGATGGTCGCCAGCACCGCCACCGCGGCGCTCCTCGGCCAGTCGGCGACCGGCATCGCCACCGCGTCGCTGGTCGCCGGCGTGTGGGTCGCCCTCGGGCTGTGGCTGGTCCTCGGTCTCAGGGCGGGGCACCGGCTGCCGCGGCTGGGTCTGGTCGTGGCCGCCCGCCTGACGGCCCTCTCCGCCGTGGTCGGCCTGTGGGGCGTCGCGCACGGCGGGGACATCCGCCTGCTGGCCCTGTTCCCCCTCGGCGCGGCCGTCGGCCTGGACGCCTTCATCACCCTCCGCTCCCTGGGCGTGCCGGTCGACCCGCGGCAGGCCGCCGCCGCGGTGGCGCTGAGCGGCGGCCACGCCGGCCTGGTGCTCGGCCTGGTCGGCCTGTCGGTGACCGGGCTCGCCGGGTTCACCGCTGCCCAGGGCCTGGCGCTGTACGTCGCGGTCGTGGTGAACGTCGCGGTGGCCATGGCCGCCGTCGCCGGCGCGCAGCGCGTCGCGGTGGCCGTCGATGCCGGTCTGGCGCGCCACCGGGCCGACGAGGCCCTGCGCCGCGCCAACTGGATCCACGACGAGGTCTGCGGGATGCTGATCCCCGTCCGCCAGTCGATCCGGTCCGGGCTGCTCGACGATCCGGGCGAGATCGTGGCCCGCCTCGACGACATCGACTTCGAGCTGCGCCAGCTGCAGCTGTCCGAGGCCGCCAGCCACCACCACCTGAGCATCGCCGACCTGGTGCAGATCTGGGGTCGGCGCATCCAGGGTGCCGGCGTCGAGCTGGTCGCCCCGCCGTGGGAGGTGACCAGCCGGACCCTCGACGCCGCCGACCAGCACCGCCTGTCGCGGCTGCTCGGGGTCGCCGTGCCGAACGCCCTGGCCGCGAAGGCATCACGCATCACGATCACCGCGGAGTGCGACGACCGGGGGCTCCACGTCGCGGTCACCGACGACGCCGGTGGCTTCGACACCTCAGCCCTGCCGCCGGGCCACGGCCTCCACCGGCTCCGCGAGGAGTTCGGCTCGGCGATCGCGGTGTCCGCCGACGGGTCGGGCACCACGGTCGCCACCACGCTGACCGGAGCGGTCCGGTGACGACCGCCCACGACCCGTCCCCCGAGGGGTGCGCCCCATGACCCACAGCCTGATCGTCGACGACCGCCGGTTCATCGCCGAGGCCTACCGGAGCCTCCTGGTCGACGTCGGCCACGACGTGACCGTCCAGACCGACCCGACGGCGGTGACCGCGGCGTCCCTCCGGGAGGACCCACCCGACATGGCGTTCGTGGACCTGTCCTTCCCCGACCACGAGCTGAACGGCCTCGACGTCCTGCTCGCGCTCCACGACGAGGTCCCGCAGGCGAGGGCGGTGATCCTGACCCAGGCCGACGCCCCGTTCCAGGAGCTGCTCCGCTGCGCCTGGGACGCCCTGCCCCTGGCCGGTGCGATCTCGAAGGACCTGCTGCCGGCGGACTTCGCGCGGGCGGTCCGGGCGCTCGAGGCGGGCGAGGTGGTCGTCGACCCGCTCATCAAGCTCTACCTGCCGGCCCGCCGGCGGACCGAGCGGACCCTCGACGCCTACGGCCGGCTGATGGCCCACGCCGGCCACGCCGAGCTCTGGGTCGCGCTCGCCACCGCCGAGGACCCGCCGGACTACGCGACGTTGGCGGCCCAGCTCGGCAAGAAGCACAACACGATCAAGAACTACCGGGACGACCTGGCCACCTACCTGATGGCGTTCGGCATGGACACCGGCACGTCCCTCGTCGACCTGCACCGCTTCGCGCGGACCTGCCGCCCGCTGCTGCTCCGCGCCGCCGCCCCCCACGTCCGCGGTCGCGTCGCCGGGGGTGCGCGATGACCTCCGCCGACACCACCCCGCACGACGGCCACGCGGCAGACGACGTCCCGACCGCCCCTCCCACCCCGCCGGGCACCGCGCGGCGCACCCCGTGGGTCCGGGCCGGCATCGCCGTCGTCATCGTGCTCGGCGTCGCCGCGATGGCCGCGATGGCGCTGCGGGAGGCCCAGCCGGTGCGCCTCTCCGAGCGGTTCCCGGCTGACTACGTCGGACCGGTCTGGTTGACCCTCGAGGGAGACGACCGCAGCTACGAGGTGCGCGTCGAGTGGGGGCGGCTCAGCCGCAGCTTCACCCACACCGGCCCGGAGGAGCGGACGTACTTCTTCGACCGGGGCACGGCGATCTACGGCCGATCGGGTCCGCTGCAGGTCGAGGTCACGCCCGGCACGGATGTCGAGTTCGGCTTCGGGCCAGCCCCCGCCGGCGGCATCGACGTCGGCGGGGAGCCCTGGGACGTCGCGCCCATCCCGACCGAGGACCGGGTGGGCCCCAACCGACCCGCCTCCGCCGACGACCCGGTCGCGAGCGCCGAGGTCGACGAGACCATCACCTACGGCCTGCTGGTGGAGGGGGTCGGGGTGCGCGCGGCGCCGGACCTCGAGGCGGAGACCGTCACGATGGTCCGCCACGGCGACCGGCTGGACGCCCGGTGCTGGGTCGAAGGCCAGCAGATGACGAACTCCAACCTGCAGGACCCCTCCGACGACGCCGCGGCCTACACCTCCCGCGTGTGGTTCCTGGTCGACACGCCGGAGGGGGAGGGGTTCATCGCCGATGCGTGGTTCAGCCGGTCCGCCGACGACGGCCGCCTCGGCCTCGAGGAGTGCGACGGGACGCCCACCGGATGACCGCCCGCACCGGGGGAGGCGGGGGCGCGCGCCACCTCCGCCACCTGCTGGTCGGCGCGCTGGTCGCCGTGGCCGTCGGGGCGGTCGCCGGCATCCGCCTCCCGGCGGCGGACGTGCGCGCCGCCTCGTCGTTCGTGACCGCCGACGTGCGGGCGGGCGGGCACGTCGTGATCGCGGTCGTGGACCCGGCCGACAACCACGTCGTCGATCTGCGCTACGGCAGCCGCCGCACGTCCTTCGGGCTGTCGGCCGGCGACACCGAC
This portion of the Euzebya sp. genome encodes:
- a CDS encoding response regulator, which encodes MTHSLIVDDRRFIAEAYRSLLVDVGHDVTVQTDPTAVTAASLREDPPDMAFVDLSFPDHELNGLDVLLALHDEVPQARAVILTQADAPFQELLRCAWDALPLAGAISKDLLPADFARAVRALEAGEVVVDPLIKLYLPARRRTERTLDAYGRLMAHAGHAELWVALATAEDPPDYATLAAQLGKKHNTIKNYRDDLATYLMAFGMDTGTSLVDLHRFARTCRPLLLRAAAPHVRGRVAGGAR
- a CDS encoding MBL fold metallo-hydrolase — its product is MTWSDPVVETVLPGVHRAPVPLPHDGLRAINTYLIEDGDGVTMIDAGWDSPLAREAVDAGLAAAGAEIGDVRRILVTHIHYDHVGQATELVRAGAGGYWLGTHETDSFKSVVDDPYAAWRERLAQLRRHGGAELADNREVEPPSLEPVDWDEPIHWAEDGDRYDGGSEPIHAIHTPGHTNGHLCFEHEGRRVLFSGDHVLPHITPSIGFESITNRMALADFLSSLARVRTMDVDLVLPAHGEPFTDLAGRVDELTAHHDTRLAHCVAAIGPGGTADAYQVAGRLGWTRRETPFEQLDLFNKVLATWETAAHLELLAARGELTRDDDGPTITFTAPSPDATG
- a CDS encoding CapA family protein, with protein sequence MDRQRDVVATTALGTAVAVLVAALAVGASAAPHAVAVETARPALGIAGHVTEMAAPAPTPWTGPSVVRQRTTPDRYTRPPTQPYRTFTVAATGDLLIHTPVRTRAALPGGGFDFAPQLAAAAADIAAADLAVCHLEVPLDPDGPYSSYPRFNAPAELAAGIATTGWDACSTASNHSADQGFDGVVQTLAALDAAAVAHEGMYRSEDEWRGLRLLDVDGIAVGLISATYGLNGLPAPGGHEWSVLRIDPTVILDRARSLRAAGAEVVIASLHWGAEYVHTPTTSQREVAAAVLGDGAVDAIIGHHAHVVQPVEWIAGRPVVYGLGNFLSGQRPTERRDGAVVTLEFSDSRTGWRVVAVHAQPTWVDDRYHVVLADPDAAGVLAASAQRTLGYLGVPLSPPPGPPDVHEPPPPPPRPHYERG
- a CDS encoding ANTAR domain-containing protein, which produces MDPRENRDRELLQLLVRFATTVVTDYTAEAALDRLVAQVPELLEVDGAGIMLEDDAGELRFVSASDDMVRLIEEYQIQTGQGPCVSAYVAGEHVAIDDLADETPFPDFADVAINGGLRAVHSFPMLLGGRRVGALNLYREKPGPLPEDGIELGQLFADVATAYLFSARAQGRLTSQIEGLRQAIAENGAVDQAKGVLMHTFDLDDREAFGALRRFARANRRRVLDVAQDVMSGTLVPSDIIPG
- a CDS encoding sigma-70 family RNA polymerase sigma factor, encoding MSALLHDAAQQRLTKDELHELVLRYQDEGDDRDAEAVLVQIEPLILSRVRRVLRRTTEFDDLYQTARMAAFRAMERWRPDGGASFTTYATRTMDGSLKRYFRDRMWDVHVTRAAKNRSLRVTTFKRHFESDHGRSPTLPELADFSGMTIEEVHEGLEAAGAYTSDSLDVPVGEDGAELGDLIPDEQPTTDRELLMDVYEAIRDLPDRQRRIVYLSYFRGLTQREIAKRVGCSQMHVSRLLRRSLKAVREDLVVDE
- a CDS encoding Vms1/Ankzf1 family peptidyl-tRNA hydrolase — translated: MTDATTLTTDPILQRYLATADATAYVPTTSAVQDAAQRFETALSNVRRAVAEVAGDDAADRMVAALEAHGHAEGRTLVGVVGGDAEDGDRVWHLADEIGEDVVGGPLPSLGRLLAAQQAWVPHVLVVLDRIGADIDVVQAQGVTQHGTIQGTKSHVTKSNPGGWSQRRFQQRADEHRDDNIESVTEALTDIVRATGIELVMVTGGPPDALSRLVDQLPQEIADHIVDLEAGGRAEDGSEDAVHTAVDAAVRREAARRRADAQRDVLAAVERGNGVTGREQVLEMLFEGRVDTLLVHHDSADGITAHFGDRPEQVAADSGTLHALDLPATRAPLVDVALRGAAATGATVVALVDAVAEVTDGLAASLRG